The Pirellulales bacterium genome contains a region encoding:
- a CDS encoding M28 family peptidase, giving the protein MSASPPAFPSVNSPPTGKAAQPRFASQLLNAHWQNVLLAGVILAGGGLLWYLSSGANPPSVPLGDSLQDAGPAEQVAFAQPAKNPAKPLTLATIPFDGQKAYEYLKQICAIGPRVSGTPGMEKQQKLLIEHFEKLGAKVSKQEFLARHPLTGEQLTLANLVIKWHPDRQERILLCAHYDTRPYPDRDPRNPQGVFIGANDGASGVALLMELGKQMPALKGAVGVDFVLFDAEELIYGADTSEGYFLGSGFFAKEYATGKWDCKYRWGVLLDMIADKNLELPVEPTSWSWAESQPLIKEIWLTARDLGVSEFQNKIFDREIQDDHLMLYHVGKIPSVDIIDMNYKYWHTTQDTPANCSALSLAKVGYVLQEWLKKATEK; this is encoded by the coding sequence ATGTCCGCCTCTCCCCCCGCCTTCCCTTCGGTAAATTCCCCTCCCACTGGAAAAGCCGCTCAGCCCCGCTTTGCATCACAGTTATTAAACGCCCACTGGCAAAACGTGCTCTTGGCCGGGGTGATATTGGCTGGCGGGGGACTCCTGTGGTATTTATCGAGCGGCGCAAATCCCCCCTCCGTTCCCTTGGGCGACTCTTTGCAAGATGCCGGCCCCGCCGAGCAGGTCGCCTTTGCCCAACCCGCCAAGAATCCCGCCAAACCTCTCACGCTGGCCACGATCCCCTTTGACGGGCAAAAGGCGTATGAATACCTCAAGCAAATTTGTGCCATTGGCCCGCGCGTCAGTGGAACGCCCGGGATGGAAAAGCAGCAAAAGCTGCTTATTGAACATTTTGAAAAACTGGGAGCCAAGGTGAGCAAGCAAGAGTTTTTGGCTCGCCACCCGCTGACCGGTGAGCAGCTCACCCTGGCCAACCTGGTGATCAAATGGCACCCCGATCGCCAAGAACGGATTTTACTCTGTGCCCATTATGACACCCGTCCCTATCCCGACCGCGATCCGCGCAATCCCCAGGGCGTGTTTATCGGCGCAAATGACGGGGCTAGCGGCGTGGCACTGCTGATGGAACTGGGCAAGCAGATGCCAGCCCTAAAGGGTGCCGTGGGAGTCGATTTTGTGTTGTTTGACGCCGAGGAACTGATTTATGGTGCGGATACCAGCGAGGGATATTTTTTAGGCTCGGGCTTTTTTGCCAAGGAATACGCCACGGGAAAATGGGACTGTAAATACAGGTGGGGCGTGCTCTTGGATATGATTGCCGATAAAAACCTCGAGTTGCCCGTCGAGCCGACTTCTTGGAGTTGGGCCGAATCGCAACCGCTGATTAAGGAAATCTGGTTGACCGCCCGTGACCTGGGAGTGAGCGAATTTCAAAATAAGATTTTTGATCGCGAGATTCAGGATGATCACTTGATGCTGTACCATGTGGGAAAAATCCCCAGCGTGGATATTATTGACATGAATTATAAATATTGGCATACCACGCAGGATACTCCGGCCAATTGCTCGGCCCTGTCATTGGCCAAAGTCGGCTATGTGCTGCAGGAATGGCTGAAAAAAGCGACAGAGAAGTAA
- a CDS encoding MFS transporter, translating into MPQNPYQASQVPQAKVVPPASPLTVTAWLICIIAAIGFAFDIYELLMLPLILRPALLELLNVTPGTPEFNYWLGMLFYVPAFAGGIFGLWGGYLTDLLGRRRVLTWSILLYAVSAFLAGYSTNIYQLLFLRCTTFIGVCIEFVAAVAWLAELFPNPQQREKVLGYTQAFSSIGGLLVAVVNGICITYGNYFPPIGIPESLSGLWGTIDPAHQHEAWRYTLMSGLIPALPLLIIRPFLPESPVWAQKRATGTLRRPSIAAIFAPELRKTTIVTTLMFACSYGAAFGAIQQMPQIVPGLTEVQAGGQAAADAAAKKLTAAGEPDKVVAARSRAASGTYTQKIAAEYTKVQEIGGLVGRFLMAYLAVIFISRRALLRVFQIPGLLFVPLLFYFFLQIPNTTFFEIPLESVFLGRLPITTMSVGMFFAGLFTVAQFSFWGNYLPLVYPVHLRGTGESFAANIGGRMIGTSFAAVTSIIAGFNWSGQAMDTWSAPLKTSLTAAGVALFVYLAGTILCSFLPEPDPHMEE; encoded by the coding sequence ATGCCGCAAAATCCCTACCAGGCTTCCCAAGTTCCCCAGGCTAAAGTTGTTCCTCCCGCCAGTCCATTGACCGTTACCGCCTGGCTGATCTGTATTATCGCCGCAATTGGTTTTGCGTTTGATATTTATGAACTACTGATGTTGCCGCTGATCTTGCGACCGGCGCTGTTGGAGTTATTAAATGTCACGCCCGGCACGCCGGAATTTAACTATTGGTTGGGGATGTTGTTTTATGTGCCGGCGTTCGCAGGGGGGATATTTGGCCTGTGGGGGGGGTATTTGACGGATTTGTTAGGTCGGCGGCGGGTATTGACCTGGAGCATCTTACTCTATGCGGTATCCGCTTTTTTGGCCGGATATTCGACCAATATCTATCAACTGCTGTTTTTACGCTGTACCACGTTTATCGGAGTTTGTATCGAGTTTGTGGCGGCCGTGGCTTGGCTGGCGGAGTTGTTTCCCAATCCCCAGCAACGGGAAAAGGTCCTGGGCTACACCCAGGCTTTTTCATCCATCGGTGGGCTGTTGGTGGCGGTGGTGAATGGTATTTGCATTACATATGGAAACTACTTTCCGCCGATTGGCATTCCTGAAAGCCTTAGCGGCCTGTGGGGAACCATTGATCCCGCGCACCAGCACGAGGCGTGGCGATACACGCTGATGTCGGGGCTGATTCCCGCCTTGCCGCTGTTGATTATCAGGCCATTTCTGCCGGAATCCCCCGTATGGGCCCAAAAGCGGGCCACGGGCACGCTCCGGCGGCCCAGTATCGCCGCGATTTTTGCCCCGGAACTGCGAAAAACCACCATCGTCACCACACTCATGTTTGCCTGTAGCTATGGGGCGGCCTTTGGCGCTATCCAGCAGATGCCGCAGATTGTGCCCGGACTGACGGAGGTCCAGGCCGGTGGTCAGGCCGCGGCCGATGCCGCGGCAAAAAAGCTCACCGCCGCCGGCGAGCCGGATAAAGTGGTGGCCGCCCGTTCCCGGGCCGCTTCCGGAACTTATACTCAAAAAATCGCCGCTGAATATACCAAGGTGCAGGAGATAGGAGGGTTGGTGGGGCGGTTTTTGATGGCGTATTTGGCGGTGATTTTCATTAGCCGCCGCGCGCTGTTGCGGGTGTTTCAGATTCCCGGACTGCTCTTTGTGCCACTCTTGTTTTATTTCTTTTTGCAAATACCCAACACGACTTTCTTTGAAATTCCACTGGAGAGCGTTTTTTTAGGCCGGTTACCGATCACGACGATGTCCGTGGGGATGTTCTTTGCCGGATTATTCACGGTGGCCCAATTTAGCTTTTGGGGCAATTACCTGCCGCTGGTATATCCGGTGCATTTGCGAGGGACGGGGGAGAGCTTTGCCGCGAACATTGGCGGGCGGATGATTGGCACCTCGTTCGCGGCGGTGACCTCGATTATCGCGGGATTTAATTGGAGCGGCCAAGCGATGGACACCTGGAGCGCGCCGCTCAAGACCAGCTTGACCGCGGCGGGGGTGGCGTTGTTTGTCTATCTGGCGGGAACGATCTTATGCTCGTTTTTGCCCGAGCCCGATCCCCATATGGAAGAATAG
- a CDS encoding CARDB domain-containing protein: MSKSFTKFLLAVSLLGVSTAALAAPPKLNRGPAVGGNASARSLGGSFSPRNVSPQFQMPKQNFARLPQGSSLGKLQAPKLQPIQLQPKPNFQLNPGLVAKPTNPNLGKIKPLLPINGTPGLNPNVIGKLPKPITPPIVKVPPIIKPGTLTPIGKLPPVVTLPPLKPLPPVIPQLPCLPPPNYGHHCHFPWWFGWGGIHCQPYPYPYPCPTYPVYPICPPGNTVVIENPAIIDAGVPAAPVVNVETNVIDNSVEQAPEAPTATTDPALGKADLTLQEVRLLEAGDLNKNVGPLVAVTVANTGDIAATKFSVAVYASLQKEPSPQMLANGTELNELLAGEIKTVEIRLPVEALALPGDGQTPPQAYEHLFVVADVRNEVIETDEADNLLPASKASLLLQPVKVGVDVVGGR, from the coding sequence ATGTCAAAGTCCTTTACCAAATTCCTGCTCGCCGTCAGTTTGCTCGGGGTCTCTACCGCCGCTTTGGCCGCCCCGCCCAAGTTGAACCGCGGTCCCGCTGTGGGGGGAAACGCCTCGGCCCGCTCGTTGGGTGGCAGCTTTAGCCCCCGCAATGTATCCCCGCAGTTTCAAATGCCCAAGCAAAATTTTGCCCGCCTGCCCCAGGGGAGTTCCCTGGGTAAACTGCAAGCGCCAAAATTGCAGCCGATTCAGTTACAACCCAAGCCAAACTTTCAGCTTAATCCAGGGCTGGTGGCCAAACCGACCAACCCCAACCTGGGTAAGATCAAGCCGCTATTGCCGATCAACGGCACACCCGGTTTGAACCCCAATGTGATTGGCAAACTGCCCAAGCCGATCACGCCTCCGATTGTCAAAGTACCGCCGATCATCAAGCCAGGAACCTTGACTCCGATTGGCAAGCTACCGCCGGTTGTCACGCTCCCGCCACTCAAGCCGCTGCCGCCGGTGATTCCGCAGCTCCCTTGCCTTCCTCCCCCCAACTATGGCCATCATTGCCATTTTCCCTGGTGGTTTGGCTGGGGCGGAATTCACTGTCAGCCCTATCCGTACCCCTATCCCTGCCCCACTTACCCCGTGTATCCCATTTGCCCCCCCGGCAATACTGTGGTCATTGAAAACCCCGCCATCATTGATGCAGGCGTGCCCGCCGCACCGGTGGTGAATGTGGAAACCAATGTCATCGACAACAGCGTCGAACAGGCACCCGAGGCCCCCACGGCCACAACCGACCCGGCCCTGGGCAAGGCGGATTTGACACTCCAGGAAGTGCGGCTGCTGGAAGCGGGTGACTTAAATAAGAATGTCGGCCCGTTGGTGGCGGTAACCGTGGCTAATACCGGCGACATTGCCGCGACAAAGTTCAGCGTGGCCGTATACGCCAGTCTGCAAAAAGAACCCAGCCCGCAAATGCTGGCCAATGGGACGGAACTGAACGAATTGTTGGCCGGAGAAATCAAGACCGTGGAAATCCGCCTGCCGGTGGAAGCATTGGCCCTGCCTGGCGATGGCCAAACCCCGCCGCAAGCCTATGAGCACTTGTTCGTGGTGGCGGATGTCCGCAACGAAGTGATCGAAACGGATGAAGCCGATAACCTACTGCCAGCCAGCAAAGCCAGTTTGCTCTTGCAACCGGTCAAAGTTGGGGTGGACGTGGTTGGCGGACGGTAA
- the hpt gene encoding hypoxanthine phosphoribosyltransferase, translated as MKTILTKEQLDEGVDRLAWETQQYYQQQPLTIIGVLTGCIMLVADLVRRVDLPVRIGFVQASSYRGNATTPGQLIIKLETLPDIKDRHVLIVDDIFDTGHTMKELLERLRQHEPASLRTMVLLRKHGRKEVSLEPDHVGFEIPNEFVVGYGLDYQDMYRNLPFLGALEAEEIARGAV; from the coding sequence TTGAAAACCATATTAACCAAAGAACAACTGGACGAGGGTGTCGACCGCCTGGCTTGGGAAACCCAACAGTATTATCAACAACAGCCCCTGACGATAATAGGCGTATTGACCGGCTGCATCATGTTGGTGGCGGATTTGGTCCGGCGGGTCGATCTGCCGGTGCGGATTGGCTTTGTCCAGGCTAGCAGCTACCGTGGCAACGCCACCACTCCGGGCCAGTTGATTATCAAGCTGGAAACCCTGCCCGATATCAAGGATCGACATGTCCTGATTGTCGATGACATTTTTGACACGGGACACACCATGAAGGAATTGCTGGAACGGCTGCGGCAACATGAACCGGCCTCCCTGCGAACAATGGTGCTGTTGCGCAAACATGGCCGCAAGGAAGTCTCGCTCGAGCCGGACCATGTCGGATTTGAAATTCCCAACGAATTTGTCGTCGGTTATGGCCTGGATTATCAAGACATGTACCGCAATCTCCCCTTTCTGGGAGCCCTGGAAGCCGAGGAAATCGCCCGCGGAGCAGTTTAG
- a CDS encoding alpha/beta hydrolase-fold protein, with the protein MDHSGNWSRVVIAGHPCELYQPVRSVPGRGMIYLHGVHMQKLSGYPAFAAELDRHGLPCLCPETGRSWWTDRPCLEFDPHLTAERYLLNHVLPWLEQERGIRPPGIGLWGTSMGGQGALRLAFKHPARFPVVAGISPAIDYWLRMKDDYGDPLWQMYPDPEAARQDSATLHVHPLNWPRNIWFCCDPVDLRWHESADRLRMKLAALGIPQKYDLETTGGGHSFEYYSRMARPALDFVAAALDQESRRVA; encoded by the coding sequence ATGGATCATAGCGGGAATTGGTCGCGGGTGGTGATCGCGGGACATCCATGCGAGTTGTACCAGCCAGTCCGTTCCGTACCCGGGCGGGGAATGATTTACCTGCATGGCGTCCATATGCAAAAATTATCCGGGTATCCCGCGTTTGCCGCGGAGCTGGACCGGCACGGACTCCCGTGTCTTTGTCCCGAAACCGGGCGAAGTTGGTGGACGGATCGGCCTTGTTTAGAGTTTGACCCCCATCTGACAGCCGAGCGTTACCTGTTGAATCATGTTTTGCCTTGGTTAGAGCAAGAGCGGGGCATTCGACCGCCGGGGATCGGCCTGTGGGGGACCAGCATGGGGGGACAGGGGGCCTTGCGATTGGCGTTTAAGCATCCCGCCAGGTTTCCCGTGGTGGCGGGGATCAGTCCGGCTATCGATTATTGGCTACGGATGAAGGACGATTATGGCGATCCCCTCTGGCAAATGTACCCCGATCCCGAGGCCGCCCGCCAGGATTCCGCCACATTGCATGTCCATCCCCTCAACTGGCCCCGCAATATTTGGTTCTGCTGTGATCCCGTCGATTTGCGCTGGCACGAAAGCGCGGACCGCCTGCGCATGAAACTGGCCGCGCTAGGCATCCCGCAAAAATACGATTTAGAAACCACGGGCGGCGGGCATAGTTTTGAGTATTATTCGCGCATGGCGCGTCCCGCGCTCGACTTTGTCGCCGCGGCCCTGGATCAAGAAAGCCGCCGCGTGGCTTGA
- a CDS encoding SGNH/GDSL hydrolase family protein — translation MTLTLAPIPPDVSRAITLRQRVILLGASNLTRAFRTVYRLLTKKFGSNLEIMAALGAGRSYGLHSRVIARVLGPITESSIWETWAARTNLPTAALLTDIGNDLFYGAEVPQIAAWVEECLARLRPRCARIALTLVPADNVRLISAWRFGLLRRVSFPHCRLSLKEAGDRAAALNERLVALAARYQVETVPQPVDWYGFDPIHHQLFQYFPIWEKIFSAWDRPDLPPELPGQQVPARGAMTLSLEPRRASDNANAETLPLWNWWRRCWPQRQTIWGRECFTPQPSYDSRSGTTLELY, via the coding sequence ATGACACTTACCTTGGCACCAATACCCCCTGACGTATCGCGGGCGATAACCCTTCGCCAGCGAGTGATTTTATTGGGGGCCAGCAATCTTACCCGGGCGTTCCGCACCGTTTATCGGCTCTTGACCAAAAAATTTGGCTCAAATCTAGAGATCATGGCCGCCTTGGGGGCGGGTCGGTCGTATGGATTGCACTCGCGAGTTATCGCCCGGGTCTTAGGCCCGATCACAGAATCTTCAATCTGGGAAACTTGGGCAGCCCGCACAAACCTGCCGACGGCCGCGCTGCTGACGGATATCGGAAATGACCTGTTTTATGGGGCGGAGGTGCCGCAAATCGCAGCTTGGGTGGAGGAATGTCTGGCGCGGCTGCGTCCCCGTTGCGCGCGGATCGCCCTCACGCTGGTCCCGGCTGATAATGTGCGGCTGATATCGGCTTGGCGGTTTGGTTTGTTGCGCCGGGTCAGCTTTCCCCATTGCCGGTTATCCCTGAAAGAGGCGGGCGACCGCGCTGCCGCGCTCAATGAACGGTTAGTCGCGCTGGCCGCGCGCTATCAAGTCGAGACAGTCCCCCAGCCCGTGGACTGGTACGGATTTGATCCGATCCACCACCAACTGTTCCAATATTTTCCAATTTGGGAAAAAATTTTTTCCGCCTGGGATCGGCCCGACTTACCCCCCGAACTACCTGGTCAACAGGTGCCCGCGCGCGGGGCGATGACACTGTCGCTGGAACCGCGGCGCGCAAGTGACAATGCCAATGCGGAGACGTTGCCGCTGTGGAATTGGTGGCGGCGGTGCTGGCCACAGCGACAAACTATTTGGGGGCGGGAATGCTTTACGCCCCAGCCCTCGTATGACTCGCGGTCGGGCACAACATTGGAATTGTATTAA
- the tyrS gene encoding tyrosine--tRNA ligase yields the protein MPSDIFSDLQARGLVNQTTDEAHLREWLLSAPRTLYIGFDPTADSLHVGSFLPLMMLRRFQRAGHRPLALVGGATGMIGDPSGKSEERKLLDLETLQHNVDCIGRQMARLLDFEPAGGKDGGGARLVNNLDWMSRFGYLDFLREIGKHFPVNVMLTKDSVKARLERTDSGLSYTEFSYMLLQAYDFVHLYDQYGCELQVGGSDQWGNITAGIDLGRRMRGASLYGMTTPLLLKSDGTKMGKSESGAVWLSAERTSPYQFYQYWVNVDDAEAGQCLRYLTELPLDEITALDAARATDPARRDSQKRLAEALTLLVHGPEGLTAATRATEILFGAEIRDLDDAQLGQIFADVPSATIPRDRLEQGIPLTDAMVETGLSPSKGEARRTIEQGGAYINNRVQKDPKALLTTADLASATTLVLRSGKKKYALLRIV from the coding sequence ATGCCCAGCGATATTTTTTCCGACTTGCAGGCCCGTGGGTTGGTCAACCAGACCACGGACGAGGCACACCTGCGTGAGTGGCTGCTTTCCGCCCCCCGGACGCTGTATATCGGGTTTGACCCCACCGCCGACAGCTTGCACGTGGGGAGCTTTTTACCCTTGATGATGCTGCGGCGGTTCCAACGGGCGGGGCACCGGCCGCTGGCCCTGGTGGGGGGGGCGACCGGCATGATCGGCGACCCCAGCGGAAAATCCGAAGAACGCAAACTGCTCGACCTGGAAACGCTACAACACAATGTGGACTGCATTGGGCGGCAAATGGCCCGCCTGCTGGACTTTGAACCCGCGGGCGGTAAAGACGGTGGCGGAGCCCGCCTGGTGAATAATCTGGACTGGATGAGCCGCTTTGGCTATCTCGATTTTTTACGCGAGATCGGCAAACACTTTCCCGTCAATGTCATGCTGACTAAGGACAGCGTCAAGGCCCGGCTGGAACGGACCGATAGCGGCCTCTCTTACACCGAATTCAGCTACATGCTGCTGCAAGCGTACGATTTTGTGCATTTGTATGACCAATATGGTTGCGAACTGCAGGTCGGTGGAAGCGACCAGTGGGGTAACATCACCGCCGGAATCGACCTGGGCAGGCGGATGCGCGGCGCGTCCCTGTACGGGATGACCACGCCGCTGCTATTGAAAAGCGACGGCACAAAAATGGGCAAGTCCGAGTCCGGAGCCGTCTGGCTCTCCGCCGAACGGACCAGCCCCTACCAGTTCTACCAATATTGGGTCAATGTCGATGACGCCGAGGCTGGCCAATGCCTGCGCTATCTGACGGAACTGCCGCTGGACGAAATTACCGCGCTCGATGCCGCCCGCGCGACGGATCCCGCCCGCCGCGATAGCCAAAAACGCCTGGCGGAGGCCCTCACCCTGCTGGTGCATGGGCCAGAAGGACTAACCGCCGCCACCCGCGCGACGGAAATCCTCTTTGGAGCGGAAATTCGCGATCTGGACGACGCTCAACTGGGGCAGATTTTTGCCGATGTTCCCAGCGCGACAATCCCCCGCGACCGACTGGAGCAAGGGATCCCGCTGACCGATGCAATGGTGGAGACAGGACTCTCCCCCAGTAAGGGAGAAGCGCGGCGGACCATCGAGCAGGGAGGGGCGTACATCAACAATCGTGTCCAAAAAGATCCCAAAGCACTGCTGACAACGGCGGATTTGGCCAGCGCGACGACTTTGGTGCTCCGTAGCGGAAAGAAAAAGTACGCGCTGCTACGGATCGTATGA
- a CDS encoding glycosyltransferase has product MPSPNLIPLADRGPLRVLFAINNLQVGGAEMLTYELLRRLDREHFAPELACMREAGLLGEKLATEIPVHTHLLAHKLDLRILWKLTGLLRRGKFDAIVTVGAGDRMFYGRIAARLAGTPVVVSALHSTGWPDIIHRPNRWLTPWTDAFVGCAAPHARYLTDVEQFPPAKVHWIPNGVDTQKFCPRNVPAELRASLQLPPDAPLVGIVAQLRPEKNHELFLHVARAVVQQVPETHFLLIGSGPKLAELQSLAAKLGIASQVRFLGARNDVPQLLPLLDIFVLCSKIEANPVSILEAQACGVPVVATRVGSIPETVLHEQTGLLATPESGKELTQGIVRLLMEPALRASYGAAARANVVANWSLERMVCGYEELLSRLYGEKCGGGAEVRGKRVGVRGEEKVSSTPRGAPGELESRGECAPLTP; this is encoded by the coding sequence ATGCCCTCACCCAATTTAATTCCCCTGGCGGATCGCGGACCCTTACGCGTGCTGTTTGCCATAAATAATTTGCAGGTCGGCGGGGCGGAAATGCTGACCTATGAGCTACTGCGCCGGCTGGACAGGGAACACTTTGCCCCCGAGCTGGCCTGCATGCGCGAGGCCGGCCTCTTGGGCGAGAAACTCGCCACGGAAATTCCCGTGCACACGCATTTACTTGCCCATAAGCTGGATTTGCGCATTTTGTGGAAACTGACGGGGTTACTCAGGCGCGGCAAATTTGACGCGATTGTGACCGTGGGGGCGGGGGACCGGATGTTTTATGGTCGTATCGCCGCCCGACTGGCGGGGACGCCGGTGGTGGTCTCGGCCCTGCATTCGACCGGCTGGCCGGATATTATTCACCGGCCGAATCGTTGGCTGACTCCCTGGACCGATGCGTTTGTGGGGTGTGCCGCGCCGCACGCCCGCTATTTGACCGATGTGGAGCAATTTCCCCCCGCAAAGGTCCACTGGATTCCCAATGGCGTCGACACGCAAAAGTTTTGCCCCCGGAATGTTCCGGCGGAGCTACGCGCCAGCCTGCAACTTCCCCCCGACGCGCCGCTTGTGGGGATCGTCGCGCAACTGCGCCCGGAAAAAAACCACGAGTTGTTTTTGCATGTCGCCCGCGCGGTGGTCCAACAAGTGCCGGAGACGCATTTTTTGCTAATAGGGAGCGGGCCGAAACTGGCGGAGTTGCAGTCGTTGGCGGCCAAGCTGGGGATAGCTTCGCAGGTGCGATTTTTAGGGGCGCGCAACGATGTGCCGCAGCTCTTGCCGCTTTTGGATATTTTTGTCCTCTGTTCCAAGATCGAGGCCAACCCAGTGTCGATCCTAGAGGCGCAGGCCTGCGGCGTACCGGTGGTGGCGACGCGGGTCGGTTCGATACCCGAGACTGTCCTGCACGAGCAAACGGGCCTCTTGGCCACGCCGGAAAGCGGTAAGGAACTGACCCAGGGGATTGTGCGGTTGCTCATGGAACCAGCGTTGCGGGCAAGTTATGGCGCGGCCGCGCGGGCCAATGTGGTGGCTAACTGGTCGCTCGAGCGAATGGTCTGCGGCTACGAGGAACTCTTATCGCGGCTGTATGGGGAAAAATGCGGGGGCGGGGCAGAGGTTAGGGGTAAAAGAGTAGGGGTTAGGGGTGAAGAGAAAGTGTCCAGTACGCCACGCGGAGCACCCGGGGAGTTAGAGAGCAGGGGTGAATGTGCTCCTCTCACTCCGTGA
- a CDS encoding O-antigen ligase family protein, with translation MEFLLLVAVLAGIVWLGVFTLRGPILWGCALFLFATCVLGHEFFNVNIGTQITIDRAWMLVLCLIAVIQRCLGLHEPKPWGKVEWTLAAFLCLLTLHVAMLEDSFTRGKLSGAAYWHLVIGYLFPVALYFIARQSALTEQRVLALHGFLIAFGLYLGVTGCLEMSKQWWAVWPRYIADEKVGLHFGRARGPMVQSVSYGFYMSVCACAAFLAAYRWPIKGKLLAWPLGILMLGGAGLTLTRSVWMGTAAVVALLTGFCLRDPWRKIVLAGGAAAALLIVATSLESITGFQREGSVEDTRSSAECRAQFAYVSWLMFQDKPLFGFGFGNFPEEKMPYLDLRNVDMNMELIRPLIHHNTYLDLLVELGLIGLALYLAVLLGWAWMGWKLATGARQPTWVKCHGVLFLGALASYMIQMLFHEVTFTSHDNALLFTLAGVASGLYARPPQPELRLDRERTSTNHEWWLAHSGNPAAATLSSAPFSRSIPNS, from the coding sequence GTGGAGTTTTTGCTGTTAGTCGCGGTGCTGGCGGGAATTGTCTGGCTGGGGGTGTTTACCCTGCGGGGACCAATTTTGTGGGGCTGCGCGCTGTTTTTATTCGCCACGTGTGTCCTGGGACACGAATTTTTTAATGTCAACATTGGCACGCAAATCACCATCGATCGCGCCTGGATGCTGGTTCTGTGCTTGATCGCGGTCATCCAGCGTTGCCTGGGCTTGCACGAACCAAAACCCTGGGGCAAGGTCGAATGGACGCTGGCGGCGTTTCTATGCCTGTTGACCCTGCATGTGGCGATGCTGGAAGATAGCTTTACCCGGGGAAAACTCTCTGGCGCGGCGTATTGGCATTTGGTGATCGGCTATCTCTTTCCCGTGGCGCTCTACTTTATCGCCCGGCAGTCGGCCTTGACCGAACAACGGGTGCTGGCCTTGCACGGGTTTTTGATCGCCTTTGGGCTTTACTTGGGCGTCACCGGTTGCCTGGAAATGTCCAAACAATGGTGGGCAGTTTGGCCGCGGTACATCGCCGATGAAAAGGTGGGCCTGCACTTTGGCCGGGCGCGCGGGCCGATGGTGCAGTCCGTCAGCTATGGTTTTTACATGAGTGTGTGCGCCTGTGCCGCGTTTCTGGCCGCGTATCGCTGGCCTATCAAAGGGAAACTGCTGGCCTGGCCGCTGGGCATCTTAATGCTGGGGGGGGCGGGTCTGACCTTGACCCGTAGCGTGTGGATGGGAACCGCGGCGGTCGTTGCGCTGCTGACGGGATTTTGTCTGAGAGACCCCTGGCGCAAAATCGTCCTGGCGGGAGGAGCGGCCGCCGCGCTCTTGATCGTGGCCACCAGCCTGGAAAGTATTACCGGCTTTCAACGCGAAGGCTCCGTCGAGGACACCCGCAGCTCCGCCGAATGCCGGGCGCAATTTGCTTATGTCTCGTGGCTAATGTTTCAGGATAAACCGCTGTTTGGGTTTGGCTTTGGCAATTTTCCCGAAGAAAAAATGCCCTATCTGGACCTCCGCAATGTCGACATGAACATGGAACTGATCCGCCCCCTGATTCATCACAACACCTATCTGGATCTGCTGGTCGAGTTGGGGTTAATCGGCTTAGCGTTGTATTTGGCCGTCTTGCTGGGTTGGGCGTGGATGGGCTGGAAACTGGCCACCGGAGCCCGCCAGCCGACCTGGGTCAAATGCCACGGTGTGCTCTTTTTGGGAGCGCTGGCCAGTTATATGATCCAAATGCTATTTCACGAGGTTACCTTTACCAGCCATGACAACGCGCTGCTGTTCACGCTGGCGGGTGTGGCTAGCGGTTTATACGCCCGACCCCCCCAACCAGAGCTGCGCCTGGATCGCGAGCGGACCAGTACGAACCACGAGTGGTGGCTAGCGCATTCCGGCAACCCGGCGGCGGCAACCTTATCCTCCGCTCCATTTTCCCGCAGTATCCCCAATTCTTAA